ttgtcccctacattttccaaaaatttcctggattgtctgtgcaccgctgtattgctctcccagcagatatcaggatgactgaagtctcccatgagaaccagggcgtgcgatctagtaacttgtgcgagttgctggaagaaagcctcgtccacctcatccacctggtccagtggtctatagtaaactcccaccacgacatcacccttgttgctcacacttctaaacttaatccagagactctcaggtttttctgcagtttcatactttagctctgagcagtcatactgctctcttacatacagtgcaactcccccaccttttctgtccttcctcaacagcttatatccatccatgacagtactccagtcaggtgagttatcccaccaagtctgttatttcaatcacatcataattccttgactttgccaggacttccagttctccctgcttgtttcccaggcttcgtgcatttgtgtataggcacttgagataacccgctgatcgcccctctttctcagtatgaggcaggagccctcccctctcacgtgctcctgctcgtgcttcctcccggaatcccacttccccacttacctcagggctttggtctccttccccggtgaacctagtttaaagccctcctcactaggttagccagcctgcttgcgaagatgctcttccctctctttgttaggtggagcccatctctgcctagcattcctccttcttggaacaccatcccatggtcaaagaatccaaagccttctctctgacaccacctgcgtagccattcgttgatttccacgattcgacggtctctacccaggccttttccttccacggggaggatggacgagaacaccacttgcgcctcaaactcctttatcgttcttcccagagccacgtagtctgcagtgatccgctcaaggtcattcttggcagtatcattggagaagcaggaaggggtagcaatccaagggcttgatgagtctcggcagtctctccgtcacatcgcgaatcttagctcctggcaagcagcagacttctcggttttcccggttggggcggcagatagatgactcagtccccctgaggagagagtccccgacccctaccacccgcctccttctcttgggagcggtggtcgtggaacccacaaccctaggacagtgcatgtcatgccttccaatcggcggagtctccttctgctcccttccatCAGACGTATCAtttggtccactctccgcattagtacctgtggagagaacatgaaaacggttacttatctgtatctgcgttgctggtagatggacgttcccctttttcttctggaggtcacatgatgccaaatttcttcaccgtcctcctgtccccgatgtgcagtctgctctgaatcttcagaaccttgtgcccgtagaagcatatcctgacgtctgtccaggaaatcttcagtttctcttatgcaacgcagagtcaatacctgttgctccagaccttgaaccttctcttccagtatggagaccagcttgcactttgtacagacaaagtcgcttctgtcctatggaagaaagacaaacatagcacatccagtacaggtcacaacagctgaacaccccccatccatattaccttccttctatgagcttcccaccccaaagcctgcacccccagccagagccctcaccccctcctgcaccccaacccccattttGTGAGCATTCGTGGCCCGCCATACGATTTCCATATGCGGATGTGTCccttgggtcaaaaagtttgcccacacctGTATTAGAGTGTTAAAGGAACAGAGGAAATGGAATCTGGGCTGAAGAGTGGGGACTGGAtgtgcaggtgagtgcagaggaGACCACCCAGAAACGGTAATTAACCAGCTAATAGAATGTATGACTTATTTCACCTATCCTCCATAGGCAGTGCAGACTTGTTCCCTATAGTCAGTTCCTCTGTTTGCTCTGTTGTCTTAAGCAATGGTGCTCTCATAGTCCCTTCCCTGCACAGGCTCCTCCACAGATTAATAGGCTGTGGGCTGCTCTGGGACCAGCTCAAGTTCATGAATGGCTTCTCTGCTGTATTCATGCTGGATACCATGAGTTGCCATAGGACAATCAGGGATGCATAGCATAACAGTCAGTACTGCATTTTGTTGATTGAGGTTATTCAGCCTCCTTCTCACTGAGCTATGTCTTCTCTTTTAATGTTCCCATCTGGCCTACTGTGGTCCTTTTACTCCAATCTGTTGGTTGGAGAAAGGGATTAGTGGGGGTGTTTCAGTTAGGCATCGTTGATCTGTCTACCTCCTATTTTATTCCTCAGATGTCCTGTGAAAAACTGTCCCGAGAGTCCCCATCTAATATAGTGGCCCCGACGGTGTCCAAGTTGCTTCTCCGGCATATGCAGGTGCTCAACTTGAGCTGTGAGGAGGAAGGAGGTAAGAAGGGAGAAACCAGTCTCCcttcgggggagggggtgtaagTGTGTTTGACTTCAGAGGATGAAAAGACACTTTGCTCTGATGGTCTTCAGGGTGTGGGCTGGAGGGATGCCAGCATGCTGAGCAATATCCTAATAATTCACTCTGTAGAACTCTGATCCTCTCATCCTCATTTCCATTTCCCCTGAGCCGTGTTCTCTATCCCAGGAGGTGGGAAGCTATGCTGTGTAGCCGAGCTAGACAGTCCTCTGCAGCAGAAGTGGACAAAGCCAGCGAGAGCAAGCATTTccagcactgcagcagcagtgGAGTGGAATGAGGAGCTCATGCTGTAAGGAGCAGGTGTTTGCTTTTTCAGCTAAGGGAGGGTTGCAGCCAGTGTGCCAGGTCTCTGGGGTACATTAGGGATGGGTATATTTCCGATGCCAACTATCCTAGATGTAAATTCCTTTGTATTGGCAGAAGTTAGTGTTCATATCCCTGCTGTTCCCATCCTGAGTACCCATGTAGTTTTTCTAGTGCACCCCAATCCAGATAATAATTTCACTTCTGATTTGTAGCACTGCTGCTCCACCTCCCCTTACGTTCTTTGCAGCTGTGCAAGTGCATCTCACATTTGGAGCAGGAGCCTTCTTCTAtcaccccccaccaaaaaaagggTGCGGTAAATTCTTGTGAAAAGGTGCAGGTGGGTGAGGAATAGGGTCAGTCAGAGGAAAGGAGTTCTTGGGTGGAAGTCTTTTGACATGTGCCGGGCACCAATCCTCCTGTTTCTGTCTTGACAGGGAGCTGGGGCCACGAAGTAAAGAGTTGAAGCTGAGAGTACTGGAGAAGAGCAGTGGTGGGGAGAGTGAGTATGATCAGCCATAAACAGTAACCAGTAAGGCTCAAAATCACAGGATTCAAGAGAGTCATTCCTGGTGTTACAACAGCCCCTGAGATCTTTACAAGTGAAAATCTTCTCCTCGGAAAAAGGCTGGCCAGTTCACAAGACCCACACATTGAAAACTGAGTGTCTCAGTGCAAGCCACAGTGTTTGGGCTGCAAATTCCCCAGGGAATGTTCACATACCCACCCAGACTGGACTTCTGATTTAATGAAAAACACTTACTATAGTTCTCAGGTTTGACATCTTCAAACTTAGATTTTGGGCCAGAGGCTTTCCTTTTCACCCTTCTGATGCCTAGAAACCACCAAGCCATTGCATGATCTGGCTGAAAGGAGGAGGGGAGTATGCTACTCGATGCCAGATGAGCATTACAGAGAGCAGTTGGATTTCGGTTCAGTTGCACTAGTTGCAGGACCTGAGTTTGAAGGAACTTGCAAAACTCCACCTTATTTTCACAGGACGAGGAGACTCTCTCAATTGGTTTGTGGTGAAGTACGAGCATAAAGTCCCACTGAACCCTCCTGCAACTCTGAGGCTGCCTCGTGGGGTCATGGAGTTAAGTCCCCAAAGGCAAAAAGGGGCTTTTGGGGGGTGTCTGGGCTGAGTTTGTTCTTCCTCTCACAGATGTGCTTCTGGGACATACTGCTGTTTCACTTGACTCCTGCAGCAAACAACCATCTGGGAGGATGGTCTAttccctgactccaggagctgggcagctgctcGCACCTGCGGCTACCCTTATACTGGAGGTAAACATATGACCTATGAAGAGCTGTGAAGTGTTCTGCCAGGGAAGTGTCGTCTAGATGACAGGCCACTCCACAGGGAACTGGAATTCAGGATCTGGGAATGATACAGTGCCAGCAAACGAAGCTTCTAGAGTGAAGAATGGTAttgtcttcccccttactctctagCTTCCCTACAGCTGACTGAAGGAGTGGTAATGGATGGCGGATGATTGGCCTTCCTGGTTCGAGGACAGTGTGATCTAACAAGGGGCATACGTCTTCCTGGCCTGATGAAACTGCTTATGCAGCTATCACTTCACTGATAGTGATGTATGTTAGGGCCTTCAGTGCACAGCAATGGGATCCAGGCTCACGCTCTCAGATTTTGACACTGTAGGCTTAGCAGATAAAAGACGAGGCCTGTAAGCTGCTTGTGTGACTGGGGATGAAGGAAAATATGCCACTTCTGGAGGGCGGTGTGGGTGGGAAAGGGATAGTGGGCTGTGCCTCTCAGTTAGTAACCCAAGAGCAACCTAAAGCTCTGGGGTCATAGATTGCTGCTCTGTGCAAGCTCACATGCTTAATCCTCTTACCACGTGAGCTCTGAGTGGAAGTCAGGCCTTTACCTTGCCTGGGGTGTCACCAGACGTAGACTCTCTCTGACTTATTTGCATCCTGTTCTCTTTTAAGCTGCTCTACCATGAGTCTCCTTTGTCCCCGAATCCCCAGTATGCCACATCACTGCGCACCAGCATCACGCCCACCAAAAAAATCGAGATGGACCGTACCATCATGCCAGATggcaccattgtgaccactgtCACCACCGTCCAGTCAAGGCCCAAGGTGGACTGTAAGCTGGGTAAGGACTGATTAGGACTTCATACAGGGGCAGGTGTCTAAGACTTTGCTGGTGGCTGCTTTAGCAATATGAAGTTAACTCTTACCTTGTCAGGCCTAGCTCTGTGGTACATAGCTAAATTTTGTAGCAGTCAGATCCAGCAATCCCTTCAATGCGCTCCTTTTGCAGCGGGGAAGAAGGGTTACTGTCGGCACTGCGAGTGGAGATGGTGGTGGTACCATTGCTATTTCACTTCCTACGAGCTACTTAAGAACGtaggaacggccatactgggtcagaccacaggtccatctcgcccagtatcctgtcttctgacagcagccaatgccaggtgctccacaggaaatgaacagaacgggtaatcatcaagtgatccatccccagtctcctattcccagcttctggcaaacggaggctagggacgcTTGGGGAATCTCGCTGTACCCTTGGAGGATGCTGTTGGCACTTTGCTAACCGTGGGGAGATAAATGTAAAATGATAAGCCTCTTCAACCACGCTTAATAGAGACAGTCTGGAGATGTGGGTTTTAATTCGTGGACTGTTTTTGGCTTTTGATATGACTTTGGTCAAAtcacttccccctctctctttcaATTTCCTTAtcaataaaatggggataatactgaaCGCATGTGTTTTGGGATGTTAATTTGTCAGCACAGAGCATTACATATTATTTGATAGACCCAAATCCCCTTCCACCCTGCTGTGGCACATTTTTCAGATGAAGAGGAGATTTGCAGTTTGCTCCCCTGGTGTCACTGttttaatatatatgtatttcctgggatggggtggggaatcatagaatatcagggttggaagggaccgtgagcggtcatctagtccaacctgctgctcaaagcaggaccaatcccccaatttttgccccagatccttaaatggccccctcaaggattaaactcataaccatgggtttagcaggctaatgctcaaaccgctgagccaTCTGGGTATGCTAGGTCTAGTGTCTGGGCTGCTACACAATACATTTGCCCCATCTCTGATGGCGATCACTCCTCTCAGTGTGTGTTTTGTAAACAAGTCCTTCTGGATGTAAGGGGTCCAGTggagtcccccaaagagttcacctCCCTGTGTCTGTATGGGGAAATGGTGAGTTAATTTCATCCTCCTCAAAAGGCAGGTGACCTCAGCTGAGGCCTGGCTCTTCTTAATTTTGTGCCTCTTTCCTTTTTTGAGTCTAGATTCACCCTCGAGGTCCCCATCCAAAGTGGAAGTGACAGAGAAGACGACAACAAGGCTTTCAGAGAGCAGCTGTCCCAGCAGTGCCTCACCCAGCAACAGCTGTAAGTGCACAGGAAACTGAGATCCTAATCTGGAGCAAAGGCGCTCTCTCCTCCTTCACAGTGAAAAGCTGGGGATTGAGTTGGTGAGACTCATCAGCAGTGGCCAAATGCAGCTCATCCTCATGGCCCCACTGCAGGAGGAGCCTCTTGGATTAGAATGTTCCATATGGTTTTACATTCCAAACCTAGAATTCTTCATGATCATTGAAGCAAATTTCCTGAGTCACTCTAAGGGGAAGAATGGGTTAGTTAAAAACCCAACCCTCTACTCCTTGTTCTCAATTGTTAGCTTTGTGTGTGCGTGCTCTCAGTGTAtactgtcccagctctgtgcagatagctgacacagcagacctcGATCGAACTGCCCAAAAAGACACAGACTCTGTTCTGTAGCAAAGACgttcagccaggtttattgttgtcGAAGCACAGTCCTAGTATCCCAAAGACTCTACAGGACCACTAATGCATGTATGCCCGTTACAATGGACTAGCTCAGTGAATGACAGGACTGGGACTTGCCATTCCCTCTCCTCAGCCAGACAAAGACCCCCTctttatacactgatacaaacaagttacctATTGCCCTTCTGACgtggttagttaccaccctttacTTTGTACATGTTGGTAGATCAAACCCTCTCTGTCCATCACGGCTGTCGTCCTGACCTTACCTTTAAGAGGGCCAGTGTGTCCCTGTACCATCTTCATGGAATGTGTTTCCACCATATCTTGGTATTAGGGTGTTCTGGCACTAACCTTCTAGAATATGTTTACATGAATACTTAGTGCCAAGAAGTGCTTGTGGTTTTTTGAAATACCAGTCCTATTTCTGCCAGGTTCTGTGAACTTGCAAATAGGCATGTTTTGTAACAGCGCCTGACTTCTGCTCATAGCTTGACTCTTGCAAACTTggttttcttcaagtgattgctcatgtcagTTACAAGTAGTGTGTGCACGTGGCGCGCACACATAGTctgaaggtttttcccctagtggGAGCCATCAAAACAACTCTGGAGCTCTGTGGAGCGGCACTCCTATGGAGGTGAATATAGGTCCCTGCCGCCTCTtaagttccttcttactgccagtgtCATTGTTGGagctgctttgttctcttgcctTGGGCAAGCTGTTCTCCTAGCAAACAGTTGTTCTTGTATCCTATATAATTAGTTCATAGATAAGTTTCTGTTGGGGGTTACCCTCCACCCCCTATTTTCCTACTCTCCTCCAGGGACTGAGGTATGCCTCAGTCTCGAGGCTTCAGATCCTGCGGGTCTTGCCAGAAGCCTATGCCCAGGAGAGAGCTTCACAACTCCTTCTTAAAGTGCTTGGGGGAAGCCCACCAGGCTTAAAAGTGGAGGATCTTCAGGAGCTTCCCCCCAGGGACTGAGAAGGAGAGAGACTTCAGACTTAAGCATCTACTTAGGCAGTCGGCTCTCCATCCCCAGCTGGCTCAGACCGCTTTGGGATCCAAGCCCCAGTGCTTCGTTGTGAAGAGGACCGGTCCAGATACCCGTGGTACTGACGCTCTCCGGCACCGAAGACAAGTTTGGCAAATTCTCAGCACCGATCTCACTTGCCAGTGCCGCATAAGAAGCAGAGAAGAGCCGAAAGGGGGCCCTTGCTGACAATCTGAGCAAGGGAGCGCGAGGATGCCTGCAGAGTGCATCCCACGTTGAGACACTCTGCGTCTGCTCGGGGCAGCCGGTACCATTGACTCCGGCCACCCAGGCGGAACCATGGAGTCTGTTTCCGTTGGACTTTCTGGGACGGGAGAGCCAAATCAGGGAGTTGGACATGCCGTCCACTTCTGAGGCACTTGAGGCCGCCAGGGACCTCGTAGAGGTGGCAACCCAGCACTCCCTGGCGCCAGCAGAGCCAGTCATCCTTGCCTCAGCATCGATCACTGGCACTGTCCCACATGGCACTGCCATGGAGCCTGAGATCAGACTCTGAGCCGGAGTCATATGTTTCCAGATGCAGCTGGCACCGGTCTTGTTGCTCCAGGCATAACGAGATGTGGCAACTTCCAATGATGCCCTGGCCACCACAGTGGCAGGCACCCACTCAGTGGCCATTCTGGACCTCATGGGTGTATCATCAAGCCCAGGGGCCGAGCTCCAGGTCTCTTTCGATTGCCTCAGACAGACGGACCTCCATCTGCCGCCATGGTGAGGGAGCCTGCAAGGGGTTCCGAGACCAGCGCCCAGCCCAGCACCAAATTTGGCACCAAGTTTGCGTCCGGAATCGCATCTGCCACTGCGCATTAAATACCTGCACAAGAATACCTCTGAGAGTTGGAAGGTTAGGAGGATCCCATGCCGATGAGGGCTTCTTCATCCTCCTTCCCGGACAAGGCACTAACGGGCTCTTCTGCCTCCTTACCGGCTTTGGCCAATAGAGCCCATCAGGAGTTGCTCAGAAGAGTAACCCAAAATCTTGAGCTGCAAGCGGAGGAGGCGTCAGAAGAAATGGACCTTATGGCGGACATTCTGATGCCAGAAGGTCCTTCCAGGGTGGCCTTGCCATTGATCAAGACTATCCACAATACTACCAAGACCCTCTTGCACACTCCTGTTTCCATTCCTCCCACAGCTAAAGGGGTGAAGAGGAAGTACTTTGTACTCTCTAAAGGGTACAAGTACCTTTTTACCCACCCTCAGCTGGGCATACTGGTCGTGgatgtggccaatgccagggaaaggcagggtcaccagggcccCACTCCAAAGCCTAAAGAGGCAAAGAAGCTGGATCTCTTTGGCCATAAGGTCTATTCCAGCGGGGGGCTCTAGCTTCAAACAACTAATGAGCAGGCGGTTCTTAGCTGCTATAGTTTTAACTCTTGGGGGGTggtttcccctcacccccatgcctgggagccaggggaacagagcagcctggggccccaggcctccacgggCAGGGGCAGGAGGACCTGGCTTGGAACTCCCTGTCCAAGTTTAAGGAGCTACTTTCGTCTGATGCCCGATCTGACTTTGGGGAGGTCCTGGAGGAAGGCAAGGACTTCCTTGCAGGCTGCATTAAATTCAGCAGACTCGGCCACCCGTACAATGTCCATAGCCATTGTCATGTGGTGCAGCTCGTGGCTACAAGTCTCAGGCCTCCCCCTGGAGGTCCTACTGACTATACAGGACCTGCCCTTTGATGGTGTGGGTCTCTTCACTGAGCAGACAGACTCTAAGCTCCATAGACACAAggactctagagcaggggtgggcaaacattttggcccgagggccacatctggaaatAGAAATTGTATTGCGGGCCATGAACGCTCACAAATTGGGGTTTGGGTgcggtggggggtgggtgagggctctggggtggggccagcaatgaggagttcagggtgtgggaaggggctccgggtGGAGGAGtatggtgtgggtgggggaggggagaggagggatgagggctccggctgggggtgcagtctctctggggtggggctaaggatgaggggtttggggtgcaggatggtgcTCCGGGCTAGGATCAAggagtttggagggcaggatttggggtaggggtttggggcACGGGGAGAGGCtatggggggtgcaggctccaggccaTGCTTACCTcgagcagctcccagaagcagctgcggTGTCCCCACTCCGACTCCTATGCAAAACCGCTGTGCACTGCACTGTCTTCAGGCGCCACTCCTGCAGCTCCagttggccacagttcccggccaatgggagctgtgtgaaCGGCGGCAgcgtgcagagcggagccccctagctgcccctacgcataggagctggagcggggccatgccgctgcttctggaagcCGCGTGGAGCGGCCCCTGACCCTCCTTCCTAGCTGGAGCAGCGGAGCAGGGCCAATGCAggtgcttctgggagccacgtggaacagcccctgactctgctccccagctggagcgccacAGCACCAGAggggggcaagccccagaccccactccccagagggAACTCAAGAACCGGCTTAAAATGGCTGGCGGGCCGGATCCAACCCAGGggacgtagtttgcccacccctgctctagaggaaCTTTAAAGTCCTTGGGGTTTCATAGGCCAGCCCCACAAAGAAAGCATTTCAAGCCTCTGCCCCTCTCAGCCGAGGAAAGACTATCACAAGAGGCGGGGTAGGAGTAACAGGAGAAGGCTTCCGCAGACCTCCATTACCCAGGGCCAAGGCTCGGCGAGACAGTCGCCGGTTCCTAAGAATTTTCTCTAAgaacatgtccattccaagatcCACTTGCCTCCCCTTTGTTGGCAAGAAAGAATTGAAGAGGTGGCAGGTTATCAGGGACTTATATTCACTGCCATAatggtgccactccagggggctccacagctgacctgaCGGGCACCGCTAGGAGAAAAACCTTCCAGTGACCATGCACACGGCGCGCACACACCTAGTGggaatgaacatgagcaacacatctcgcaGATCCAAAGTTACGataggtaggtaactgttttttagACCTTACAGCAAGCCCCTCATACAGGCCTCATGTCTCAGGCTCTATTTCTACTACACTCCCTAATTTCCTTCCAGACACTGTCTCATCAATCTTGTATGTCTGTAAGGCATCTCATCCCAAAGTGCTTCACGGATTGTATACACATGGATTGCTTCTTATCTCTGAGTTAAAACACACCAGCTGTTTAATAGTATAAAACAAATCTTCACGACAGTTTAGGACAGGAGGTGAAGCAGAATCTCATACCCATTTGAAACTGCATGGTGGATTTAAGGAGGCAAAGTGCAATTGTCAGAGTCAGTAGTTTGTGCCAGGACACAAGCAACCAAACTCCTAATAATTTATAAAAAGTTCTAGGGGAACTTCAATGCCCATGAGTGGCTGGAACTCTGAATTTTTAAGTTTTTTAGTTCAGCTATCTACTCTTCCAAGACTTCCTTCTCCAGCATCATGCAGGTCATTCAGGAAAGGCTGTGGTAACTTCTCTTCTTGGGCCTGTTTCACACACTCACTCACATtcactctcactcactcacttggACCACTGGTAATGCATCTCAGTCTGGAGGTGACTTATCTGTGCTCAGGAGTGCTGCCATCATGTCCGGGGGTTGTTTCCTCTTTTGTGTTCAGGGGACAGTCACATGTCCAATGGCTTGGATCCTGTGGCCGAGACAGCAATCAGGCAGTTGACTGAAACGAATAACAAATCTGCCAAGAAGACCCCGACAAAACGCAGCACACTTATCATCTCGGGAGTTTCCAAGGTAACTGGTGATCTGGGACCTCTCCCCTGAAGTTGTGTACTGAGGGTTGTTAATAGGGGTATGGGTGTCATGATGCTTGGTCCTGCAGGGGATCTCCTATACAAAGGAATCTGTTTGTGCTGAATAATGACCTGCAATCATGTAGTATCACTCcacaaaggatctcaaagcacattgccatcactgaaatgcaCCTGTCTTTGGGTGTTCAATAGGTCACAGCAGTAGGATAGGAAGTTAGTGAAGATGATGCAGTGTCCAGTTGAATCTTCATGGGGGATTTAGAGAGGGGGAATGGGATTTCATCAGATGtccctggctggaggaggaggagaaccatGCTGTGTTATGAGATCCACACACTTCAAATATCTCTCGCCAAATAATGGCAACTATACAAACATAAGTTCTCCTAGCAGTACACTAGGGCATTGGCTCCTCTGAGGAAACAGAACTTGAAGGCTTGAGCATCAAAACATGGGGTTTCACAGCGCTTGAGAACATGCGCAAAGCCCATCCGTCCTGAGCCTCAGAGTCCCACCTGATGTTCCTCTCATGGGGCAGTTTAGTGTTTTGAAATAGAACTCTGTAGCTTCTCCTCTCCATCCAGGCCCGAGAAGCTAATTTTCCTCCTAGATGGGAGAATTAGTAAGAATGGCTTGGGCTCTTTATTTTTAAGGAGGGGAGGAGATGGCCCAATGGAGACTAAGGTAATTTGTGAACTTTAACTCTCAACTTCTGTTTTGACCTTTGCATCCCCTCCAGGTACCAATTGCCCAAGATGAAATGGCACTTTCTCTTGGTTATGCTGCATCTATGGAGGCCACCATGCATGGATATTCCATAATGGCAGACATGTGCGACCACCCCCAGAGCTCCACTGAGCCATCTCAGCTGCTGGAAGCATCATTCTCAGGACAGAGAGCTAGTCAGGAGCTGGATGAGACAACACGATCAGACATCTCTGAGAGACCTTCGGTGGAGGACGTGGAATCTGAAACTGGCTCCACAGGAGCCCTCGAAACCAGGAGCTTAAAAGATCATAAAGGTGAGGCTGAGTGAGCAATGTTCAGCACAGCAGGGCCAGGGGGATGACATGATAGTCTCACACTTTGGCAGTGCAACATCTTTCTTCTAGCGTCCGACATGTGGGTCACATCAATTTCACTCATGTTCTGTGTTACTGCTTTTGTAATGGGGAGCGGGAGGGAAATGTTCTGAATGAGTAGTTGTGGCTACTTCCAtaagggttttgggttttttttttaaggcagtcACTTCTTGTGAGCAAATCAAGGTGAACTGTGTACTGTAATTCACGCTGCTAGCTAGGAGATCTTGCTAATTACTCAACTGAGTAAGTGAGCAGGATATATTACAAAACACCAGAAAAGTATAGTGTAATTTTTAAGACTAACTCACTAGTAAGTATTCTGCAGGTATAGCTCATAAGTTACAATGACTCTCTCATGGGGGACCTTGCTATAGCGCAGGGGTGActaacctgtggctctggagccacatgcggctcttcagaagttaatatgcagctccttgtataggcaccaactctggggctggagctacaggtgc
The nucleotide sequence above comes from Lepidochelys kempii isolate rLepKem1 chromosome 22, rLepKem1.hap2, whole genome shotgun sequence. Encoded proteins:
- the C2CD2L gene encoding phospholipid transfer protein C2CD2L isoform X2, whose product is MELELGWAALVLLFAASLLTVSAWLLQYSRGVWSGRGKPETSGGALREAGIWKSLLRLRVAPDGAPEEAVAGARGLLASLFAFRSFRENWQRAWVRALNEQACRHGSSVQITFEESLQQPPAVNISHVTCTDQADHSMVLHCHLSADAVKFPVSVTQQSPAAVSVDTYHVTLALLQAQVEIRLEEMKNEGLLVSWTFKDRPDLNLSVVPKLQPREVSKLEEQGSGAGAENRHGGLNPVLGCNLGKNDVKVDLSTIKDLIEDSVVSTQPAMMVNLKACTAGSNVMSCEKLSRESPSNIVAPTVSKLLLRHMQVLNLSCEEEGGGGKLCCVAELDSPLQQKWTKPARASISSTAAAVEWNEELMLELGPRSKELKLRVLEKSSGGENVLLGHTAVSLDSCSKQPSGRMVYSLTPGAGQLLAPAATLILELLYHESPLSPNPQYATSLRTSITPTKKIEMDRTIMPDGTIVTTVTTVQSRPKVDCKLDSPSRSPSKVEVTEKTTTRLSESSCPSSASPSNSWDSHMSNGLDPVAETAIRQLTETNNKSAKKTPTKRSTLIISGVSKVPIAQDEMALSLGYAASMEATMHGYSIMADMCDHPQSSTEPSQLLEASFSGQRASQELDETTRSDISERPSVEDVESETGSTGALETRSLKDHKVSFLRSGTKLIFRRKNKQKEAGLSQSHDDLSNASTSSATRKKASSFSRRLIKRFSFTSKSKPKANGSTTSMGEN
- the C2CD2L gene encoding phospholipid transfer protein C2CD2L isoform X1; its protein translation is MELELGWAALVLLFAASLLTVSAWLLQYSRGVWSGRGKPETSGGALREAGIWKSLLRLRVAPDGAPEEAVAGARGLLASLFAFRSFRENWQRAWVRALNEQACRHGSSVQITFEESLQQPPAVNISHVTCTDQADHSMVLHCHLSADAVKFPVSVTQQSPAAVSVDTYHVTLALLQAQVEIRLEEMKNEGLLVSWTFKDRPDLNLSVVPKLQPREVSKLEEQGSGAGAENRHGGLNPVLGCNLGKKNDVKVDLSTIKDLIEDSVVSTQPAMMVNLKACTAGSNVMSCEKLSRESPSNIVAPTVSKLLLRHMQVLNLSCEEEGGGGKLCCVAELDSPLQQKWTKPARASISSTAAAVEWNEELMLELGPRSKELKLRVLEKSSGGENVLLGHTAVSLDSCSKQPSGRMVYSLTPGAGQLLAPAATLILELLYHESPLSPNPQYATSLRTSITPTKKIEMDRTIMPDGTIVTTVTTVQSRPKVDCKLDSPSRSPSKVEVTEKTTTRLSESSCPSSASPSNSWDSHMSNGLDPVAETAIRQLTETNNKSAKKTPTKRSTLIISGVSKVPIAQDEMALSLGYAASMEATMHGYSIMADMCDHPQSSTEPSQLLEASFSGQRASQELDETTRSDISERPSVEDVESETGSTGALETRSLKDHKVSFLRSGTKLIFRRKNKQKEAGLSQSHDDLSNASTSSATRKKASSFSRRLIKRFSFTSKSKPKANGSTTSMGEN
- the C2CD2L gene encoding phospholipid transfer protein C2CD2L isoform X7; amino-acid sequence: MELELGWAALVLLFAASLLTVSAWLLQYSRGVWSGRGKPETSGGALREAGIWKSLLRLRVAPDGAPEEAVAGARGLLASLFAFRSFRENWQRAWVRALNEQACRHGSSVQITFEESLQQPPAVNISHVTCTDQADHSMVLHCHLSADAVKFPVSVTQQSPAAVSVDTYHVTLALLQAQVEIRLEEMKNEGLLVSWTFKDRPDLNLSVVPKLQPREVSKLEEQGSGAGAENRHGGLNPVLGCNLGKKNDVKVDLSTIKDLIEDSVVSTQPAMMVNLKACTAGSNVMSCEKLSRESPSNIVAPTVSKLLLRHMQVLNLSCEEEGGGGKLCCVAELDSPLQQKWTKPARASISSTAAAVEWNEELMLELGPRSKELKLRVLEKSSGGENVLLGHTAVSLDSCSKQPSGRMVYSLTPGAGQLLAPAATLILELLYHESPLSPNPQYATSLRTSITPTKKIEMDRTIMPDGTIVTTVTTVQSRPKVDCKLDSPSRSPSKVEVTEKTTTRLSESSCPSSASPSNSWDSHMSNGLDPVAETAIRQLTETNNKSAKKTPTKRSTLIISGVSKVPIAQDEMALSLGYAASMEATMHGYSIMADMCDHPQSSTEPSQLLEASFSGQRASQELDETTRSDISERPSVEDVESETGSTGALETRSLKDHKAFSGAAPSLSSGGRTSRRKQA